The following coding sequences are from one Luteimonas sp. S4-F44 window:
- the ybeY gene encoding rRNA maturation RNase YbeY, translating into MTQGPTHLDIAVGYALPRKGIPSAASFRRWASAALDGRIREADLAIRLVDEDEGRALNRHYRGKDYATNVLSFPADLPEGLPEGVRLPLLGDLVICAPVVAREANEQHKRPNDHYAHLTVHGVLHLLGWDHENDKDAEAMEQLERDVLASLGIDDPYRLPG; encoded by the coding sequence ATGACCCAAGGCCCGACCCATCTCGACATCGCCGTCGGCTACGCACTGCCGCGCAAGGGCATTCCCTCGGCCGCCAGCTTTCGGCGCTGGGCGAGTGCCGCGCTCGACGGCCGGATCCGCGAAGCGGACCTGGCGATCCGTCTGGTCGACGAGGACGAGGGCCGTGCGCTTAACCGTCACTATCGCGGCAAGGACTACGCGACCAACGTACTGAGCTTCCCGGCCGACCTGCCCGAGGGGCTGCCCGAAGGCGTGCGCCTGCCGTTGCTGGGCGATCTGGTGATCTGCGCGCCGGTGGTCGCGCGCGAGGCCAACGAACAGCACAAGCGGCCCAACGACCACTACGCCCACCTGACCGTGCACGGCGTGCTGCACCTGCTGGGCTGGGACCACGAGAACGACAAGGATGCCGAGGCGATGGAACAACTCGAGCGCGACGTGCTCGCCTCGCTCGGCATCGACGACCCCTACCGATTACCCGGCTGA
- a CDS encoding transporter associated domain-containing protein — protein sequence MSEDDSSQTATEPHEKRRSWLDRISSAISGEPTNREDLVELLRDTHADGLIDADTLRMFEGALGISSKTVGDVMVPRAQMVALPADANFLDLMKQVVESGHSRFPVHGDDKDEVLGILLAKDLLRGVVADNGPGSIHELLRPAVLIPESKKLNVLLREFRLSRNHMAIVIDEYGGVAGLVTIEDVLEEIVGEIDDEHDDAEDPNALIAAQADGQFAVSALTPIADFNERFGADFDDDEYDTIGGVIIGAIGHLPEVGEELALGRFAFRVTDADSRRLHALHVSVHAQD from the coding sequence ATGTCAGAAGACGACAGTAGTCAAACCGCCACCGAGCCCCACGAAAAGCGCCGCAGCTGGCTGGACCGGATCAGTTCGGCGATCTCCGGCGAACCCACCAACCGCGAGGACCTGGTCGAGCTGCTGCGTGACACCCACGCCGACGGCCTGATCGACGCCGACACCCTGCGCATGTTCGAAGGCGCGCTGGGCATCTCCAGCAAGACAGTCGGCGATGTGATGGTGCCGCGTGCGCAGATGGTCGCGCTGCCGGCCGACGCCAATTTCCTGGACCTGATGAAGCAGGTGGTCGAGTCCGGCCATTCGCGCTTCCCGGTGCACGGCGACGACAAGGACGAGGTGCTCGGCATCCTGCTCGCCAAGGACCTGCTGCGCGGCGTGGTCGCCGACAACGGCCCCGGCTCGATCCACGAACTGCTGCGCCCGGCGGTGCTGATCCCCGAATCCAAGAAGCTCAATGTGCTGTTGCGCGAATTCCGGCTCTCGCGCAATCACATGGCGATCGTCATCGACGAGTACGGCGGCGTCGCCGGCCTGGTGACGATCGAGGACGTGCTCGAGGAGATCGTCGGCGAGATCGACGACGAGCACGACGACGCCGAGGACCCGAACGCACTGATCGCCGCCCAGGCCGATGGCCAGTTCGCGGTCAGCGCGCTGACTCCGATCGCCGACTTCAACGAGCGCTTCGGCGCCGATTTCGACGACGACGAATACGACACCATCGGCGGGGTGATCATCGGCGCGATCGGCCATCTACCCGAGGTCGGCGAGGAGCTGGCACTGGGCCGGTTCGCCTTCCGCGTCACCGATGCCGACTCGCGCCGGCTGCATGCGCTGCACGTCAGCGTGCATGCCCAGGACTGA